The DNA region GGCATGGCAATATTTCCGTTTTTATCCATGGCAATGACTCCCCCGTTGGCGCCCATCGCTTTTAGCTTGTTGTTGATGATGTCATTTGCGGCAGTTTCGAGGGGTTCGTTCAGGTATTTCATCCTGGCGGAAATATCGTAAGCTACAACGTTACGGATGAAAAATTCGCCATGTCCGGTGGCTGAAACGCCGCAGGTTTTGTTGTCGGCATAAGTCCCGGCGCCAATCACCGGAGAGTCGCCTACGCGTCCGAACTTCTTGTTGGTCATCCCACCGGTGGAGGTTCCGGCAGCTATGTTTCCGTTTTTGTCCAAAGCGACACAGCCCACGGTTCCACTTTTCTCCTTAAATTCACTTTCTTTGGCTTTTTGGAGTGCATCCCAGCTTTCCTGGGTGAAAAACCAGGATGGGTCAACGATTTCGAGTCCCTGCTCCTGAGCAAATTTTTCAGCGCCCTGTTTGATCAGCATCACATGCGGGGATTTGTCCATTACCTTACGGGCAGCCGAAATCGGATTTTTGATGGTGGTTACATTGGCCACAGCTCCCGCATTCAGGGTTTTGCCATCCATGATGGAAGCATCGAGTTCATTTACACCATCGGCATTGAACACTGCTCCACGTCCGGCATTAAACAAAGGACAATCTTCCAGCAGTCGGATGGCAGCTTCTACGGCATCTAAACCGGAGCCGCCATTTTCCAGAATTTCTCCGCCGGCAAGCAAAGCGGCAGCAAGGCGTTCGTTGTATTCAGCCTGTTTTTCTTCCGTCAGGTTTTCGGGGTTCATAAATCCGGCGCCTCCGTGCACCACGATGGCCCATTCGGGTCGTGAAGGAGTTGCCACTTGTGGAGATTTTACAGGGTTGGTACACGAGAACATCAGGCCAAGAGCGACCAAGTTCAGGAAAAGGAAAACGTTTTTCATAGCGATTAATTGAGTGAAAGAATAATTCCCTTGATGTTGATTATGTCGAAAAGATCAGCTGCGGTGAGCAAAATGACAATAATGATCACCCATTGGACAAATTTAGCGCCGCGCTTCACGGCCATATGAGCTGCAATATAGGAACCTGCAATTGTCCCAACAGTCATCATCAGGCCATAGGCCCAGTGAATTTGGTTATTCAGCAAAAAAACAATGATCGTGAAAGGGGTGTAAAGCAACACTACAAAAACCTTGATGGCGTTGGCTTTAACAAGCTCGTAGCCGGCGCCGAGCACAATTCCTGCCAAAAGGAAATAACCCACACCTATCTGGATAAATCCTCCATACACCCCAATCAGGAAGAAAATTACTATCTGTTTGATGCTGATCTTTGCTTCGATAAGATCCTTGCGTTCTTTTACCCATCTCGAAGGATCGTAAATGATAAAAACCATCATCATGATAAGGATTATGCCGACAGCCCGTTCAAAAACCACTTCATTAATATCAACAGCAATATAGGCGCCTATTATCGAACCGATAACCGCAGGAATAGATAGCCAGAGTGCTTTGCGGGTTTCGAGGACTTTTTTTTGTTTAAAACTGGCAGCTGCTGTAAGCGTTTGTACAAGCACTCCAATCCGGTTTGTTCCGTTAGCCACTGTTGGCGGAAGACCTAACATCATCAGCACCGCAAGGGAAATGATGGAACCACCACCGGCAAGGGTGTTGATAAATCCGACCAAAGCCCCGGAAATGGTCAGGGATAAGATTTCAAACCAGCTCATATTTCAACTTTTAATTTTCCTGTAAGTTTTAAAGCAGCCGACACAATGCCCGCAGCATCATAACCACACTCGCTCCAGAGTTGATGTTGAGAGCCATGTTCGATAAAACGATCGGGAATACCCAGTCTCACTATATTTCGTTTAAACCCAAGGTCGTTCATCAGTTCAATCACTGCCGATCCGAGTCCGCCAGTGATCGCTCCATCTTCAACAGTAATGATGGACTCGAATGTTCTGAAAATCTCTGTCAACAACTCTTTATCGATTGGTTTTAGGAACCGGATATCTGCGTGAGTAGCGTTTATTCCCTTTTTTTCAAGAGATTCGCATGCTTTCACTACTTCATTTCCTATGGGCCCTATCGAGATAATTGCAAGGTCTTTTCCTTCCCCGATTATTCGACCTTTACCGATTTCCAGAGCTGAGAAAGGTGTTTTCCAGTTTTTCATTGTACCCCGTCCTTTCGGGTAGCGAATGGCAAAAGGGCCTTTATTTTCGAGTTGGGCAGTGAACATCATATTCCTGAGTTCCTCTTCATTCATTGGGGAGCAGATGGTCAAATTGGGAACTGTTCGAAGGTAGGCCAGATCAAATGCGCCATGGTGAGTGGGACCATCCTCGCCCACCAGCCCTGCGCGGTCGAGGCAGAAGACCACATTGAGGTTTTGCAGCGCCACATCGTGGATTAGCTGGTCGTAGGCTCGTTGCATAAAGGTGGAGTAAATATTGCAAAATGGCAGAAACCCTTCAGTAGCCATCCCGGCGGCAAAAGTGACCGCGTGTTGCTCGGCAATTCCCACATCGAAAGTGCGCTCCGGCATTTTGATCATCATCATATCAAGCGAGCAGCCCGTGGGCATGGCCGGGGTAATTCCTATGATTTTGGGATTCATTTCGGCCAGCTCGATGATTGTTCTCCCGAACACAACCTGGTATTTTGGAGGCTGAACATGATCACAGGGTTCTTTGGCAATCAGTTCTCCGGTTTTCTTGTTAAATGTTGATGGTGGCGCATGATAGATCACCGGCTGTTTCTCAGCGAGTTCAAGCCCTTTTCCCTTCGTGGTAATGATGTGCAGCAATTTCGGTCCGGGAATGTTCCTGATGTCTCTCAGTAATTTTGTTAAACGCAATACATCGTTCCCGTCAACCGGTCCAAAGTACCGGAAATTGAACGCTTCGAAAAGGTTACTTCGCCTGAGAATACTTCCTTTCACGGCATTTCCCACCTGCTTGACCACAGCGCGGGTGTTGGCGCCGTATTTTGTACCTCCGCCCAGCAGGTGCCAGATCTTGTCTTTTAGGCGGTTGTAGGTTTTTGATGTGACGATGTTGGCTAAGTAATCCTTGATTGCGCCGACATTTTTGTCAATGGCAATCCCATTGTCGTTGAGAATAATCAACAGATTGGGGTTGTTTACCCCTGCATTGTTCAGTGCTTCGATGGCCATTCCGCCGGTCATGGCGCCATCGCCGATCACTGCGATATGATGACGATCATTGAGGTTTTTCATTTTGGCCGCTACTGCCATTCCCAAAGCAGCGGAGAGAGATGTGGATGAATGCCCTACGCCGTAAGCATCATACTCGCTTTCTAACATTTTCGGAAATCCGCTTATCCCCTTGAATTTTCGGTTGGAATGGAAAAGATCGCGCCGGCCTGTGAGAATTTTATGACCGTAGGCCTGGTGCCCAACATCCCAGATCAGCTTGTCGTCGGGTGTATTGAACACATAGTGCAGCGCCACCGTCAGTTCCACCACGCCAAGGCTCGCCCCGAGATGGGCGGGGTTGTTGGACACAGCATCAATGATAAACTCCCGCAGTTCGTTGCAAACTGCAGGCAGTTCAGCCTCGTCAATCTTTTTCAGATCAGCAGGGCTGTTGATCCCGGGTAAATATTTGTAGGAGGGTGTATCCATAGTTTATTAAGCTCCAAATAGCAAATGGCAAAAAACAAATAATTTCGAATTAAAAATTTCAAACAACCAAACCAGTTTGAAATTTTTGAATTTTATCTTTGGTAACTTATTTGTTGTTTGGTAGTTGTGATTTGTTTTTTCTTTTATAGCATTCCGAGTTCAAACTTTCCTTCTTCCGAAATCATATCTTCATCCCATGTTGGCTCAAAAGTCAGTTCAACGTCCACACCTTCAACTCCGGGAACTGCAGCCACTTTTACTTCCACTTCTACCGGCAAACTTTCTGCCACCGGGCAGTTGGGCGAAGTGAGGGTCATGAGCACATGCACCTCGTTGTCGTCCGTAACATCCACCTCATAAACCAATCCCAATTCCCAGATATTTACCGGAACTTCCGGATCAAAAATTGTTTTTAGCGCCTCAATTACAGCTTCTTTGATTGCCTTTTTATCGCTTAACTCTGTCATTGCTGATTCTCCTTTGTTTCATATTTGGTTTTAAATACAATGGCGTACATTTTCATTTGTTTGATCATCGAAACCAGTCCGTTAGACCGTGTCGGTGAAAGGTGTTCCTTCAGCCCTATATCGTCTATGAACCCAAGGTTGGCGTTGATGATCTCATCTGGCGTATTTCCTGATAACACCCTGATCAACAGGTTCACAATTCCTTTGGTAATCACAGCGTCGCTGTCAGCGGTGAACCAAACCCTCCCATCTTTATACTCGGCCTGCAGCCATACGCTGGACTGGCAGCCGGTGATCAGGTTGTTTTTGATTTTGTATTTGGGGTCAATCATGGGCAGGTCTTTGCCCATTTCGATCAGGTAGTTGTATTTTTCGAGCCAGTCGGCAAACAGGCTGAACTCTGATACTATTTCATGTCCTTTAGCTTCAATTGTATTCATGATCAATGTTTCGATAGATTTTATAATAACATATCACGTGTTTTTTTGATCGCTATTTCGAGCAAATCAATTTCTTCAAGGGTGTTGTAAATGGCAAAAGAAGCCCTTATAAATCCGGGTATTCCATAAAAATCAACCAAAGGCTGGGTGCACAGGTGACCTGTGCGCACTGCCACTCCGAATTTGTCTATAATCGTTCCTGCATCGTAAGGGTGAATGCCGTCCATATTGAACGAAATTGCCCCGGTTTTATGGGCTGCCTGCCCGTAAAAGGTAATACCGCCGATGCCTTTCAGTTTTTCTGTTCCGTAGGCAAGCAGGTCATTTTCGTGTTTGGAGATTACATCAAAACCAATGTTGTTGATGAATTTAATAGCGGCGCCAAGTCCAAGCACTCCTGAAACGTTTGGAGTTCCTGCCTCAAATTTGAAAGGCAGCTGATTGTATGTTGTCTCTTCAAAAGTGACACTTGAAATCATCTCTCCTCCACCCTGGTAAGGAGACATTTTATCCAGCAGTGCCTCTTTTCCGTAAAGCACCCCAACTCCCATCGGCCCATACATTTTATGACCGGAAAAGCAGTAAAAATCACAATCGAGCTCCTGAACGTCAACCTTTAAGTGCGACACCGCCTGCGCACCGTCAATCAAAACAACTGCTCCGGTCTCATGTGCCTTGCTGATTATTTCTTTAATCGGGTTGATGGTTCCTAGGGCATTGGAAACATGGGTGACTGCTACCAGCTTTGTCCGTTCATTAAGGAGTTGTTCAAAATTTTCTATGATCAATTCTCCTGATTTAGTGATAGGACATACTTTCAATGTTGCGCCGGTGTGCCGGCAAAGCATTTGCCAGGGCACAATATTGCTGTGGTGTTCCATCCAGGTGATCAGAATTTCGTCGTCTTTTCCCAAAAAAGTGTTGCCGTAAGCCGTTGCAACAAGGTTGATAGACTCTGTGG from Bacteroidales bacterium includes:
- a CDS encoding isoaspartyl peptidase/L-asparaginase; this translates as MKNVFLFLNLVALGLMFSCTNPVKSPQVATPSRPEWAIVVHGGAGFMNPENLTEEKQAEYNERLAAALLAGGEILENGGSGLDAVEAAIRLLEDCPLFNAGRGAVFNADGVNELDASIMDGKTLNAGAVANVTTIKNPISAARKVMDKSPHVMLIKQGAEKFAQEQGLEIVDPSWFFTQESWDALQKAKESEFKEKSGTVGCVALDKNGNIAAGTSTGGMTNKKFGRVGDSPVIGAGTYADNKTCGVSATGHGEFFIRNVVAYDISARMKYLNEPLETAANDIINNKLKAMGANGGVIAMDKNGNIAMP
- a CDS encoding sulfite exporter TauE/SafE family protein; amino-acid sequence: MSWFEILSLTISGALVGFINTLAGGGSIISLAVLMMLGLPPTVANGTNRIGVLVQTLTAAASFKQKKVLETRKALWLSIPAVIGSIIGAYIAVDINEVVFERAVGIILIMMMVFIIYDPSRWVKERKDLIEAKISIKQIVIFFLIGVYGGFIQIGVGYFLLAGIVLGAGYELVKANAIKVFVVLLYTPFTIIVFLLNNQIHWAYGLMMTVGTIAGSYIAAHMAVKRGAKFVQWVIIIVILLTAADLFDIINIKGIILSLN
- a CDS encoding 1-deoxy-D-xylulose-5-phosphate synthase; translated protein: MDTPSYKYLPGINSPADLKKIDEAELPAVCNELREFIIDAVSNNPAHLGASLGVVELTVALHYVFNTPDDKLIWDVGHQAYGHKILTGRRDLFHSNRKFKGISGFPKMLESEYDAYGVGHSSTSLSAALGMAVAAKMKNLNDRHHIAVIGDGAMTGGMAIEALNNAGVNNPNLLIILNDNGIAIDKNVGAIKDYLANIVTSKTYNRLKDKIWHLLGGGTKYGANTRAVVKQVGNAVKGSILRRSNLFEAFNFRYFGPVDGNDVLRLTKLLRDIRNIPGPKLLHIITTKGKGLELAEKQPVIYHAPPSTFNKKTGELIAKEPCDHVQPPKYQVVFGRTIIELAEMNPKIIGITPAMPTGCSLDMMMIKMPERTFDVGIAEQHAVTFAAGMATEGFLPFCNIYSTFMQRAYDQLIHDVALQNLNVVFCLDRAGLVGEDGPTHHGAFDLAYLRTVPNLTICSPMNEEELRNMMFTAQLENKGPFAIRYPKGRGTMKNWKTPFSALEIGKGRIIGEGKDLAIISIGPIGNEVVKACESLEKKGINATHADIRFLKPIDKELLTEIFRTFESIITVEDGAITGGLGSAVIELMNDLGFKRNIVRLGIPDRFIEHGSQHQLWSECGYDAAGIVSAALKLTGKLKVEI
- a CDS encoding DUF59 domain-containing protein, translated to MTELSDKKAIKEAVIEALKTIFDPEVPVNIWELGLVYEVDVTDDNEVHVLMTLTSPNCPVAESLPVEVEVKVAAVPGVEGVDVELTFEPTWDEDMISEEGKFELGML
- a CDS encoding SufE family protein, giving the protein MNTIEAKGHEIVSEFSLFADWLEKYNYLIEMGKDLPMIDPKYKIKNNLITGCQSSVWLQAEYKDGRVWFTADSDAVITKGIVNLLIRVLSGNTPDEIINANLGFIDDIGLKEHLSPTRSNGLVSMIKQMKMYAIVFKTKYETKENQQ
- a CDS encoding cysteine desulfurase — its product is MNRNIQKIRQEFPALERQIYGKPYVYFDNAATTHKPCSVINRLKEYYESENSNIHRGVHFLSQEATTSFEQTRREVCNFINAGNTSEIIFTKGTTESINLVATAYGNTFLGKDDEILITWMEHHSNIVPWQMLCRHTGATLKVCPITKSGELIIENFEQLLNERTKLVAVTHVSNALGTINPIKEIISKAHETGAVVLIDGAQAVSHLKVDVQELDCDFYCFSGHKMYGPMGVGVLYGKEALLDKMSPYQGGGEMISSVTFEETTYNQLPFKFEAGTPNVSGVLGLGAAIKFINNIGFDVISKHENDLLAYGTEKLKGIGGITFYGQAAHKTGAISFNMDGIHPYDAGTIIDKFGVAVRTGHLCTQPLVDFYGIPGFIRASFAIYNTLEEIDLLEIAIKKTRDMLL